The Clostridiaceae bacterium HFYG-1003 genome includes a window with the following:
- the alsB gene encoding D-allose transporter substrate-binding protein, with translation MKKALSILSASVLSISLLAACTPAAPATTAGGTTPGTTPSTTTAAAGEVTYAVLLKNQSSDFWVKMKQGVEAKAKELNVKVDILAAQSEEDTEGQLKILESLVNGGYAAIGVAPLSPVNLIPAVVSANQKGIYVMNIDEKLDMAQLKAQGGAVIGFATTDNVAVGKKGAEFINGKIEKGSKVAIIEGKAGNTSGEARKQGATEAFTAAGMTIVGSLPGDWDRQKALDVAASYIQQNADLKAIYCANDTMALGALQAVINANKLGSILVVGTDGDTEAVKSVEDGQLAATIAQDPAMIGAKSLEEMVNAVKNKITVDPNAEPKLIPIDSLVISK, from the coding sequence ATGAAAAAAGCATTATCCATCCTTTCCGCATCTGTGCTCTCGATTTCACTCCTGGCTGCCTGCACGCCTGCAGCTCCGGCAACGACTGCCGGCGGAACCACCCCCGGAACTACACCTTCCACCACAACGGCTGCTGCCGGTGAAGTCACCTACGCCGTTCTTTTGAAGAACCAGTCCTCTGACTTCTGGGTCAAGATGAAGCAAGGCGTAGAAGCCAAAGCCAAGGAACTCAATGTCAAGGTTGACATCCTGGCCGCTCAGTCCGAGGAAGATACTGAAGGACAGCTCAAGATTCTGGAAAGCCTCGTTAACGGCGGATACGCCGCTATCGGTGTGGCTCCGCTGTCACCGGTCAACCTGATTCCCGCGGTCGTTTCGGCCAACCAGAAGGGCATCTATGTCATGAACATCGATGAAAAACTCGACATGGCTCAGCTGAAAGCTCAGGGCGGCGCAGTCATCGGCTTCGCCACCACGGACAACGTAGCCGTCGGCAAGAAGGGCGCGGAGTTCATCAACGGCAAGATCGAAAAGGGCTCCAAAGTTGCCATCATCGAAGGAAAAGCCGGAAACACTTCCGGTGAAGCCAGAAAGCAGGGCGCTACCGAAGCCTTCACCGCAGCCGGCATGACCATCGTCGGATCACTCCCCGGAGACTGGGACCGCCAGAAAGCTCTGGACGTAGCTGCCAGCTACATTCAGCAGAACGCTGACCTCAAGGCTATCTACTGTGCCAACGACACCATGGCTCTGGGAGCACTCCAGGCCGTTATCAACGCCAACAAGCTCGGTTCCATCCTCGTAGTCGGAACAGACGGAGACACGGAAGCCGTCAAGTCGGTAGAAGACGGACAGCTGGCCGCAACCATCGCTCAGGATCCTGCCATGATCGGCGCCAAGTCCCTCGAGGAAATGGTCAACGCCGTCAAGAACAAGATTACAGTGGATCCCAACGCGGAACCCAAGCTCATCCCCATCGACTCCCTCGTAATTTCCAAATAA
- a CDS encoding BCCT family transporter, whose protein sequence is MESNKPNAKQTWHLKKSVFIPSIVFAGGAALLGILNNKALTTAADAFFQWSLQSFGWLYQIASMVALIVVFALLFSKFGKVRIGGKDAKPKYSFMTWFAMALTGGVASGIVTWGVNEPLIYFGNIWGELDALGIQPYTAEAARFAIGRSFYNWTFIPYAMYTLCGLAVAYMYFNRKKELGIAATLEPLFGDRVKGKKVSAIIDTMSLLAIALGLTSGLTACITLLTSGLNYKYKLPLNLPLFVGLGVLIIVLFTSSAYIGLDKGLAKVGSLNAWFYYGILILLFVAGPTLFILRNGTAGMAEWLQNFWGWGLDPIDIGGAPLVQSWTLFDWAVWIAYAPVMGIFLAQISRGRTIREFILVNMVLPSIFGIVWFTVWGNSALQMQMDGVINLVEVIKNNSAVTALWAFLDQLPFGLGTIIIPINFLIILISFVTAADATSTTVASMCVKDLPIGAEAPPMLKVLWGVVIGSIAIVMAIFGGGAQGVQGVKSLATAGGFFVLFIFLLQIVSVIKMFFIDKVEGLE, encoded by the coding sequence ATGGAATCAAACAAACCGAACGCTAAGCAAACGTGGCATCTGAAAAAATCGGTCTTTATCCCATCTATTGTCTTCGCCGGCGGCGCTGCCCTGCTGGGCATCCTCAACAACAAAGCGCTGACCACCGCGGCGGACGCCTTCTTCCAGTGGTCTCTGCAGAGCTTCGGCTGGCTCTACCAGATCGCCAGCATGGTTGCCCTCATCGTTGTATTCGCCCTTCTTTTCTCCAAATTCGGCAAAGTCCGCATCGGCGGCAAAGACGCCAAACCCAAGTATTCCTTCATGACCTGGTTTGCCATGGCCCTCACCGGCGGCGTGGCATCGGGCATCGTCACCTGGGGCGTCAATGAACCCCTGATCTACTTCGGCAATATCTGGGGCGAGCTCGACGCCCTGGGAATTCAGCCCTACACAGCAGAAGCCGCCCGTTTCGCCATTGGCCGGTCCTTCTACAACTGGACCTTTATCCCGTATGCCATGTACACCCTGTGCGGTCTGGCCGTGGCCTACATGTACTTCAACCGCAAGAAGGAACTGGGCATTGCCGCCACCCTCGAGCCGCTCTTCGGTGACCGGGTCAAGGGCAAAAAAGTTTCCGCCATCATTGACACCATGTCCCTTCTGGCCATCGCTCTGGGACTGACTTCCGGACTCACCGCCTGCATTACCCTCTTAACCTCCGGACTAAACTACAAGTACAAGCTGCCCCTGAACCTGCCGCTGTTCGTTGGTCTGGGCGTACTGATCATCGTCCTGTTTACTTCCTCCGCCTACATCGGCCTGGACAAAGGTCTGGCCAAGGTCGGCAGCCTCAATGCCTGGTTCTACTACGGCATCCTGATTCTCCTGTTCGTCGCCGGACCGACCCTGTTCATCCTGCGCAACGGTACCGCCGGCATGGCCGAATGGCTGCAGAACTTCTGGGGCTGGGGACTGGATCCCATCGACATCGGCGGCGCACCGCTGGTTCAGTCCTGGACACTGTTTGACTGGGCTGTCTGGATCGCCTATGCTCCCGTCATGGGAATCTTCCTGGCGCAGATCTCCCGCGGCCGCACCATCCGCGAGTTCATTCTCGTCAACATGGTTCTGCCCTCCATCTTCGGCATCGTCTGGTTCACCGTCTGGGGCAACTCCGCCCTGCAGATGCAGATGGACGGCGTCATCAACCTGGTGGAAGTCATCAAGAACAACAGCGCTGTCACCGCGCTCTGGGCCTTCCTGGATCAGCTTCCCTTCGGCCTTGGCACCATCATTATCCCCATCAACTTCCTGATCATACTGATCTCCTTCGTCACCGCGGCGGACGCTACCTCCACCACCGTCGCATCCATGTGCGTGAAGGACCTCCCCATCGGCGCGGAAGCACCTCCGATGCTGAAAGTACTCTGGGGCGTAGTCATCGGATCCATCGCCATCGTCATGGCGATCTTCGGCGGCGGAGCTCAGGGCGTACAGGGCGTCAAATCCCTGGCTACGGCCGGCGGCTTCTTTGTCCTGTTCATCTTCCTGCTCCAGATCGTATCAGTCATCAAGATGTTCTTCATCGATAAAGTCGAGGGTCTCGAGTAA
- the alsK gene encoding allose kinase — protein MTNIIGIDIGGTNFRIGTIDDQDQLHHFEQRPIGFISKGPVEQLMKVIGGYIRTHGLDGQVEHITIGLPSIVSKDKSYVYSTPNLPVLNELDLGNLLSQELNLPVYIDRDVNFLLYHDIHKMELDPDRDQTILGFYYGTGLGNAIYIQGRSYQGSHGAAGELGHIPFPGVTAACGCGNSGCAELLCSGKRLTELVAMIPGARIESIFSQHQTHPLLLEYVQNLAMPIATEANILDPDTIVLGGGVLFMTDFPKETLLEEIRKRLRKPFPYRTVKFVFAAHNQQSGVLGGAYLIKQRSR, from the coding sequence TTGACAAATATCATCGGCATCGACATCGGCGGCACGAACTTCCGGATCGGCACCATCGACGACCAGGATCAGCTGCATCATTTTGAACAGCGCCCCATCGGGTTCATCTCCAAAGGCCCGGTGGAACAGCTGATGAAAGTGATCGGCGGCTACATCCGGACCCACGGCCTGGACGGTCAGGTGGAGCACATCACCATCGGACTGCCGTCCATTGTCAGCAAGGATAAATCCTATGTGTACTCTACGCCCAACCTGCCCGTGCTCAACGAGCTGGATCTGGGCAACCTGCTGTCCCAGGAGCTGAACCTTCCGGTCTACATTGACCGGGATGTCAACTTCCTGCTCTACCACGACATCCACAAGATGGAGCTGGACCCGGACCGGGACCAGACGATTCTCGGCTTCTACTACGGCACCGGACTGGGCAACGCCATCTATATTCAGGGGCGGAGCTACCAGGGCTCCCACGGAGCCGCCGGCGAACTGGGACATATCCCGTTCCCGGGCGTAACGGCTGCCTGCGGCTGCGGCAATTCCGGCTGCGCCGAGCTGCTGTGCTCGGGCAAGCGGCTCACCGAACTGGTGGCCATGATCCCCGGAGCCCGCATTGAAAGCATCTTCTCCCAGCATCAGACGCACCCGCTGCTGCTGGAATACGTTCAGAACCTGGCCATGCCCATTGCGACGGAGGCCAATATCCTGGACCCGGACACCATTGTCCTGGGCGGCGGGGTGCTCTTCATGACCGATTTCCCCAAGGAAACTCTCCTGGAGGAAATCAGAAAGCGGCTGAGAAAGCCATTCCCGTACCGTACGGTGAAATTCGTGTTTGCTGCCCACAATCAGCAAAGCGGCGTGCTGGGCGGTGCCTATCTCATCAAGCAGCGCTCCCGTTAG
- a CDS encoding ATP-binding protein → MLIDFRFSNFRSFSDKSSLSMIASSQTTLNENLIRSNKLRILPSCVIYGANASGKSNIIKAMAVMREIVLSGSLEQNIGPVKNLELYPFIYQTENRPVAFEIEFIHENTRIEYGFAFEVNTENKGNRRIVSEFLNHIDSKEHRINLFHRDKDQVVHGKEKRSLSKLQFTEQLLDQFETRINANLDQSELYLARGFKSSINGELADAVIDFFQKKFFVVNDFTMMKTNLTFEFEESPDKDIFIWNKTLERFVHRADFGPQKIAYLSKKPNNEESANVKLVSVYKINGKETTVPAELMESRGTLKLIDFAIPFHHLFQAGGVLILDEFDSAIHPEIIKGILAMFNDPEMNRAGSQLVFTTHNPIYLSNKIFRRDQIRFVEKDPQSFRSVIYSLADFGSEEVRNDQNYLINYFKGNYGALPYIDFSSLFDSANETEE, encoded by the coding sequence ATGCTTATAGATTTTCGTTTCTCAAATTTTCGATCATTCTCTGATAAGTCGAGTTTATCGATGATTGCATCGAGCCAAACAACCTTGAACGAGAACCTGATCCGCAGCAATAAGCTCAGAATACTCCCATCCTGCGTCATATACGGAGCAAACGCCAGTGGAAAATCAAACATAATCAAAGCCATGGCGGTCATGCGAGAAATTGTTTTATCAGGGTCCCTGGAGCAGAATATTGGTCCGGTTAAGAACCTTGAGCTTTATCCCTTCATATATCAAACGGAGAACAGACCTGTAGCGTTTGAGATTGAATTTATTCATGAGAATACAAGAATAGAGTATGGTTTTGCTTTTGAAGTTAATACGGAAAACAAGGGAAATCGGAGGATCGTATCCGAATTTTTAAACCACATAGATTCCAAGGAACACAGAATTAATCTGTTCCACAGGGATAAGGATCAAGTCGTTCATGGAAAAGAAAAGCGATCCCTCTCCAAGCTCCAATTCACAGAACAGCTGCTCGATCAATTTGAGACCCGAATCAATGCCAATCTCGATCAGTCCGAACTTTATTTAGCCAGGGGATTTAAAAGTTCCATTAACGGGGAATTGGCCGATGCGGTGATCGATTTTTTTCAGAAAAAGTTTTTTGTCGTAAATGACTTTACCATGATGAAAACGAATCTGACGTTTGAATTTGAGGAATCACCAGACAAAGATATTTTCATTTGGAATAAAACATTGGAACGGTTCGTACATCGGGCGGATTTTGGACCGCAAAAAATCGCGTATCTTTCAAAAAAACCAAATAACGAAGAGTCAGCCAATGTTAAGCTGGTTTCTGTTTATAAGATAAATGGAAAGGAAACCACGGTACCGGCAGAATTGATGGAATCACGGGGAACATTGAAATTAATAGACTTTGCCATTCCATTTCACCATTTATTTCAGGCAGGTGGTGTGCTCATTCTGGATGAGTTTGATTCAGCGATTCATCCCGAGATCATTAAGGGCATTCTTGCCATGTTCAATGATCCAGAGATGAATAGGGCTGGCTCGCAGCTCGTATTCACTACTCATAATCCCATTTATTTGAGCAATAAAATTTTTCGAAGAGACCAGATCCGGTTTGTAGAGAAAGATCCGCAATCTTTCCGAAGTGTTATTTACTCCTTGGCCGACTTTGGATCCGAAGAAGTAAGGAATGATCAGAATTATCTGATCAACTATTTTAAGGGAAATTACGGAGCTCTTCCCTACATTGATTTCTCATCTCTGTTTGATTCCGCGAATGAAACGGAGGAGTAG
- a CDS encoding aromatic amino acid lyase — protein MDPIQLQGNELTLDQLYEIVYDRRPVTVSESAWDKVRSSRQVIFDMAAEGKPVYGLNRGVGWNKDKEFDADFFETYNRNLLNSHSLGVEPYNTTEEVRAILLIRLNKALTGSTGISPEILDLYRLYLNHGIHPQIPRRSSIGEADITTLSHIGLAFIGETDVEYQGEIMNSAEAMNRAGIAPIRLGPKDGLSIVSSNAQGEGTTAILLKETLEITRLCNLIACLSLEGLNGVVESYGEKVNALRGLPGQIRAAEEFRANLKGSYLEEPHADRALQDPLSFRCAHAITGSVYDAMSYVRQFLDIQLNTTDDNPCIVIEDQRSYVSANFETTTLALGVEMMVSALYHMSKTSCYRMIKLADPQFTKLTRFLTPKEVTTIAFGTIQKTYTLLDSQNRSLANPSSMDFYSLAGGIEDHASNLPLTTDKAFQIIDNIRYILGIEAMHACQAIDLRGKPRLGEKTSQAYDIIRSVLPFYSEDRNLSKDIKTMYELIRSGRLHDIL, from the coding sequence ATGGATCCCATCCAGTTACAAGGAAATGAGCTGACCCTGGATCAGCTGTACGAAATCGTCTATGACCGCCGCCCGGTCACGGTGAGCGAGTCGGCCTGGGACAAGGTCCGCTCGTCACGCCAGGTCATCTTTGACATGGCCGCCGAAGGCAAGCCGGTCTACGGCCTCAACCGCGGCGTCGGCTGGAACAAGGACAAAGAGTTTGACGCCGACTTCTTCGAGACCTACAACCGCAACCTGCTCAACTCCCATTCCTTGGGCGTGGAGCCCTACAATACCACGGAAGAAGTCCGGGCCATCCTCCTGATCCGCCTGAACAAGGCCCTCACCGGCAGCACCGGCATCTCCCCCGAGATCCTGGATCTGTACCGCCTCTACCTCAACCACGGCATCCACCCGCAGATCCCCCGCCGCTCCTCCATCGGCGAAGCCGACATCACCACCCTGTCCCACATCGGCCTGGCCTTTATCGGTGAAACCGACGTGGAATACCAGGGAGAGATCATGAACTCCGCCGAGGCCATGAACCGGGCCGGCATCGCGCCGATCCGCCTGGGTCCGAAGGACGGCCTGTCCATCGTATCCTCCAATGCCCAGGGGGAAGGCACCACCGCCATCCTGCTCAAGGAAACCCTGGAAATCACCCGGCTGTGCAACCTCATTGCCTGCCTCTCCCTGGAAGGACTCAACGGCGTCGTCGAATCCTACGGCGAAAAAGTCAACGCCCTGCGCGGTCTGCCGGGCCAGATCCGCGCAGCCGAAGAATTCCGCGCCAACCTGAAAGGCTCCTACCTGGAAGAACCCCATGCCGACCGGGCCCTGCAGGATCCCCTAAGCTTCCGCTGCGCCCACGCCATCACCGGCAGCGTCTATGACGCCATGAGCTATGTCCGTCAGTTCCTGGACATCCAGCTCAACACCACCGACGACAATCCCTGCATTGTCATCGAAGATCAGCGCAGCTACGTCAGCGCCAACTTTGAAACCACCACCCTGGCACTGGGCGTCGAAATGATGGTGTCCGCCCTCTACCATATGTCCAAGACCTCCTGCTACCGCATGATCAAGCTGGCTGACCCCCAGTTTACCAAGCTCACCCGGTTCCTCACGCCCAAGGAAGTCACCACCATTGCCTTCGGCACCATCCAGAAGACCTATACTCTGCTGGATTCACAGAACCGCAGCCTGGCCAACCCCTCCTCCATGGACTTCTACTCCCTGGCCGGCGGCATTGAAGACCACGCCTCCAACCTCCCCCTGACCACCGACAAGGCCTTCCAGATCATCGACAACATCCGCTACATCCTCGGCATCGAAGCCATGCACGCCTGCCAGGCCATCGACCTGCGCGGCAAGCCCCGGCTGGGCGAAAAAACCAGTCAGGCCTACGACATCATCCGCAGCGTGCTCCCCTTCTACAGCGAGGACCGCAACCTCTCCAAAGACATCAAGACGATGTATGAGCTCATCCGCTCCGGCCGGCTCCATGACATTCTCTGA
- a CDS encoding aromatic amino acid ammonia-lyase, with protein sequence MNHTSMNQTAMNQTAQNQPVVTLDQRLTLDQFMTIVRGEARISFSPAYEKRVRHSTAIVQALVEEGRIVYGVTTGFGSNSTQVISTEDAATLQENILLSHATSLGAPMTEPVVRATLLMMLCNGGQGHSGVRLETLERIAWFLNEGLYPFAPAEGSVGYLSPEAHISLALTGKGSFLVGGAVVPAAEVFARVGLKPYPLSYKEGLFLISGTTSVTGFAAVALDRMLQAVVSADLIAAMTLEVSKATLKAFDPRVMGVRRQTWQGETAAQLLRILGDSEICRHFLDYRLQDALSLRCVPQLHGTAKKRLYGIRETLEDEFASCCDNPITWGTPEEPLAISSGNPDSSYVGMEMDTAAIAAAMVAKMSERRTNRLIDGSISGNPYFLVSQPGLNSGLMITQYTQAGLLNDMKRLSLPAVVDNIPTCANQEDYVAMGYNAAKKALECAEKLEQVLAIELLAAYQSYPYLPQDLARSQTTEALCQLIATKVPLLREDVFLYPHIQSLISLINSGALRHTAENILGPLV encoded by the coding sequence ATGAATCATACTTCAATGAATCAAACTGCGATGAATCAGACCGCTCAGAATCAGCCCGTGGTGACCCTGGATCAGCGCCTGACCCTGGACCAGTTCATGACCATCGTCCGAGGCGAAGCCCGGATCAGCTTCAGCCCGGCCTATGAAAAACGAGTCCGCCACTCCACCGCCATCGTCCAGGCGCTGGTCGAGGAAGGCCGAATTGTCTACGGCGTGACCACGGGCTTTGGCTCCAACAGCACCCAGGTCATCTCCACCGAAGATGCCGCCACTCTGCAGGAGAACATCCTGCTGTCCCATGCCACTTCCCTGGGCGCGCCCATGACCGAGCCCGTGGTCCGGGCGACCCTGCTCATGATGCTTTGCAACGGGGGTCAGGGGCACTCCGGGGTGCGCTTGGAAACCCTGGAGCGCATCGCCTGGTTCCTGAATGAAGGGCTGTATCCCTTCGCCCCGGCGGAAGGCTCCGTCGGCTACCTGAGTCCTGAAGCCCATATTTCCCTGGCTCTGACCGGCAAGGGCTCGTTCCTGGTGGGCGGCGCCGTGGTTCCGGCGGCTGAAGTCTTTGCCCGGGTCGGACTCAAGCCCTACCCCTTGAGTTATAAGGAAGGCCTGTTCCTGATCTCCGGTACCACCTCCGTCACCGGCTTTGCCGCCGTGGCTTTAGACCGCATGCTCCAGGCCGTGGTCAGTGCCGACCTGATTGCCGCCATGACCCTGGAGGTCTCCAAGGCCACCCTCAAGGCCTTCGATCCCCGCGTGATGGGTGTCCGGCGCCAGACCTGGCAGGGAGAAACCGCGGCTCAGCTGCTCAGGATCCTGGGCGATTCCGAAATCTGCCGCCATTTCCTGGACTACCGCCTGCAGGATGCCCTGTCTCTGCGCTGCGTGCCCCAGCTCCACGGCACCGCCAAGAAACGTCTCTATGGCATCCGGGAAACCCTGGAAGACGAGTTCGCCAGCTGCTGCGACAACCCCATTACCTGGGGCACACCGGAAGAACCCCTGGCCATCTCCTCCGGCAATCCCGACTCCTCCTACGTCGGCATGGAAATGGACACCGCCGCCATCGCCGCCGCCATGGTGGCCAAAATGTCGGAACGCCGCACCAACCGCCTCATTGACGGCTCCATCTCCGGCAACCCCTACTTCCTGGTCTCCCAGCCCGGCCTCAACAGCGGACTCATGATCACCCAGTACACCCAGGCCGGCCTGCTCAACGACATGAAACGCCTCTCCCTGCCCGCCGTGGTGGACAACATTCCCACCTGCGCCAATCAGGAAGACTACGTCGCCATGGGTTACAACGCCGCCAAGAAAGCTCTGGAATGCGCCGAAAAGCTCGAACAGGTCCTGGCCATCGAACTCCTCGCTGCCTACCAGTCCTATCCCTACCTGCCCCAGGATCTGGCCCGCTCCCAGACCACCGAAGCTCTCTGCCAGCTGATCGCCACCAAAGTCCCCCTCCTGCGGGAAGATGTGTTCCTTTACCCCCACATCCAGTCCCTCATCTCCTTAATCAACTCCGGAGCCCTGCGCCACACGGCGGAGAACATCCTCGGACCACTGGTCTGA
- the alsC gene encoding D-allose ABC transporter permease: METNRKVSFNELWGKYGTLSILIILIALLAIIKPTAIFSATSVPQILTQSSVNILLALGEFFAILIAGIDLSVGSVAALVGMVTAKLMVGGVNPVLAVALGIFLGAFLGFLNGTVINKTGVHPFIITLGSQAIFRGITLIISNARSVFGFPVSFTKFISNRVFGIPVPVLIALSVAAVLIYFTTKTKVGRNIYALGGNKEAAWYSGINIKLHTLLVFIISGTASAIAGIVLLGRVGAAEPAAGTGFETYAIAAAIIGGTSFFGGKGKIFGVVIGGLIIGLINYGMTVLTVPSSYQQIVMGGLIIISVTIDMLLARKK, from the coding sequence ATGGAAACCAATCGCAAAGTATCCTTCAATGAATTGTGGGGCAAGTATGGCACGCTGTCGATCCTGATCATCCTGATCGCGCTGCTGGCCATCATCAAGCCTACTGCCATCTTTTCCGCCACCAGCGTGCCGCAGATCCTGACCCAGAGTTCGGTCAACATCCTGCTGGCCCTGGGTGAATTCTTCGCCATCCTCATCGCCGGCATCGATCTGTCCGTCGGATCCGTCGCCGCCCTGGTCGGCATGGTTACCGCCAAACTGATGGTCGGCGGGGTTAATCCGGTGCTGGCCGTGGCCCTGGGCATTTTCCTGGGCGCCTTCCTGGGCTTCCTCAACGGAACGGTCATCAACAAGACCGGTGTCCATCCCTTCATTATCACCCTGGGCTCCCAGGCGATCTTCCGCGGCATCACGCTGATCATCTCCAACGCCCGGTCCGTCTTCGGCTTCCCGGTGTCCTTCACCAAGTTCATATCCAACCGGGTCTTCGGCATTCCCGTACCCGTTCTGATCGCGCTGTCAGTGGCTGCGGTGCTGATCTATTTCACCACCAAGACCAAGGTCGGCCGCAACATCTACGCGCTGGGCGGCAACAAGGAAGCCGCCTGGTACTCCGGCATCAACATCAAGCTGCACACGCTGCTGGTCTTCATCATTTCTGGAACTGCTTCCGCCATCGCCGGAATCGTCCTGCTGGGTCGGGTCGGCGCAGCCGAACCGGCCGCCGGCACCGGGTTTGAAACCTACGCCATCGCGGCTGCCATCATCGGCGGTACCAGCTTCTTCGGCGGCAAGGGCAAGATCTTCGGCGTCGTCATCGGCGGTCTCATCATTGGATTAATCAACTACGGCATGACGGTACTCACCGTTCCCAGCTCCTATCAGCAGATCGTCATGGGCGGCCTGATCATCATCTCCGTTACCATCGACATGCTGCTGGCCCGCAAGAAATAG
- the alsE gene encoding D-allulose 6-phosphate 3-epimerase codes for MVKFSPSLMCMDILRVKETLDVLNRRANLLHVDIMDGHFVKNITLSPDFVKGIRPATDLEIDCHLMVTDPADYVEALAKAGATYICPQAETINSQAFRIINQIKSLGCKFGVVLNPATPLDYIKEYIHKVDKITIMSVDPGFAGQPFIPEMLHKVREAKRLKDENGYGYLIEIDGSCNERTFKDMYEAGVEVFIVGSSGLFNLDHDVDRAWDKMAATFKEKTGVEI; via the coding sequence ATGGTTAAATTTTCACCTTCCCTCATGTGCATGGACATTCTCCGGGTCAAGGAAACCCTGGATGTGCTCAATCGTCGGGCCAATCTGCTCCACGTAGATATCATGGACGGCCATTTCGTCAAGAACATCACCCTGTCCCCGGATTTCGTCAAGGGCATCCGCCCGGCCACGGATCTGGAAATCGACTGTCATCTGATGGTCACGGATCCGGCGGATTATGTCGAAGCCCTGGCCAAGGCTGGCGCCACCTACATCTGTCCCCAGGCGGAGACCATCAACTCTCAGGCTTTCCGCATCATCAACCAGATCAAGTCCCTGGGCTGCAAGTTCGGCGTGGTACTCAATCCAGCCACTCCCCTGGACTACATCAAAGAGTACATTCATAAAGTCGATAAAATCACCATCATGTCCGTGGACCCCGGCTTCGCAGGCCAGCCCTTCATCCCCGAAATGCTCCATAAAGTCCGGGAGGCGAAGCGGCTCAAGGATGAGAACGGCTACGGCTACCTGATCGAGATCGACGGCTCCTGCAACGAACGGACCTTCAAGGATATGTACGAAGCCGGTGTCGAAGTCTTCATCGTGGGCAGCTCCGGGCTGTTCAACCTGGATCATGACGTCGACCGGGCCTGGGACAAGATGGCGGCCACTTTCAAAGAAAAGACCGGCGTCGAGATATAA